ACCGACTCCTCGAGCGGGAGCGAGATCAGCTCCTCCCAGGTGAGCGTCACCTCCTGCTCGACGTCGCCGTGGATGCGCAGGCTCCAGTCCGCCGGCTCGACGGCCGGCACCGCGAGCGCGGTGTCGATGCGGTAGAACTCCGCGTTCGGCGTGACGATCGGCGTGAGCCCCTCGAGGTCGAGTTCCGCCCCAGGAGGTATCGACGCGGTGGTCGTCGGCACCGGCAACCGGATCGCCTGGCGCGCCGCCGTCACTGCGCGGGAGCCGGCCTGCAGGGCGTACCCGCCCACGGCGGCGAGGACGCCGATCGCGGTGGCGCCGCCCGCCCAGAGGAGGAACCGGCGACGCTCGATCGCGGGCGTGCCCGCGGCATCCGCTCGTCCTTCGCCCGCTCCATCGACCTCGGCCGCGCCATCCGTCGTCGGAAGTCGCCGGATCAGCAGCCGAAGCGCGACGACGCCCGCGATCGCGGCCAGCGCCGAGGGCGCGAACGCGAGCATCGACGCGTTCGCCCTCGTCACCGAGGCGAGCACGCCGACCCCGCCGATCGCCCAGATCACCACCTGGCCCCACGGCGGCCGGCGGGCCTCGAGCACGCCGGCGAGGCCGGCGACGGCCAGCAGCACCAGCGCGATGCCCACCAGCAGGGCGACCTTGTCGGCCGTGCCGAACAGGGCGATCGCGGCATCCTTCGCCCACGGGGGAGCGAGGTCGATCATCATCGAGCCGACCACCGCGAACGGACTCGAGGCCGACGCCAGCAGTGCGGCGGCGAGCTCGCCGACGCCGGCGGCCACGACGACCGAGGCCACCCCGGCGGCGGCGGGCAGCAGCCACCGCGTCGACGTCCGGACGGAGCGGCCGGCGGTCTCGGTCTGCGGCATGCGCACAGCGTACGCTCGCGGGCTGTGCACGGGCGGCGAGTTCGCGCCGGTGCGGATGTCGGCAGCCCCTGCCAGAATCGAGAACCGCGGGCACGCCGCACGGAAGGGGCACCATGAGCGCGACCGAGCAGCAGACGTCCAGCGCGGCATCCGACGGGGGCTCTGGTCACATCGCCGACGCCCACGACGTGATCGAGGTGCGCGGCGCCCACGAGAACAACCTGCAGGGCGTGTCCCTCGACATCCCGAAGCGCAGGCTCAGCGTGTTCACCGGCGTCTCGGGCTCCGGCAAGTCGAGCCTCGTGTTCGGCACCATCGCCGCCGAGTCGCAGCGCCTCATCAACGAGACGTACTCGACGTTCATCCAGTCGTTCATGACCACCCAGCCTCGGCCCGAGGTCGACAGCCTCCGCAACGTCTCGGCGGCGATCATCGTCGATCAGGAGCGCATGGGGGCGAACTCGCGCTCGACCGTCGGCACGGCGACCGATGTCTACGCGCTGCTGCGTATCCTGTTCTCGCGGCTCGGCGACCCCTACGTCGGCCCGAGCTTCCACTTCAGCTTCAACGTGCCCGCCGGCATGTGCCCCAGGTGCGAGGGCGTCGGCCAGGTCAACGACCTCGACCTCGACGAGCTCTTCGACCGCGACAAGTCGCTCGCCGAGGGGGCGATCACGATCCCCGGGTACACGGCCGACGGGTGGATGGTGCGCATCTACTCCGAAGGCGGGTTCCTCGACGCCGAGAAGAAGATCCGCGACTACAGCGAGACCGAACTGCACGACTTCCTGTACAAGGAGCCGACCAAGGTCAAGGTGCAGGGCATCAACATGACCTACGAGGGGCTCGTGCCCAAGTTGCAGAAGAGCATCGGGTCGAAGGACCGCGACGCGTTGCAGGCCCACATCCGCGCGTTCGTCGATCGGGCGTTCACGTTCACGACGTGCCCGGAGTGCGGCGGTGCGCGCCTGAACCGCGAGGCGCTCGCGTCGAAGGTCAACGGCATCAACATCGCCGAGGCGTCGTCGATGCAGATCTCCGACCTCGCAGCATGGGCCGCCGACATCGACGACCCGAGCGTCGCCCCGCTCATCACGAACCTCAGGCAGAACGTCGAGTCGTTCGTCGAGATCGGCCTCGGCTACCTCAGCCTCGACCGCCCCGCCGGCACCCTGTCGGGCGGTGAGGCGCAGCGCGTCAAGATGATCCGGCACATCGGCTCCGCCCTCACCGACGTCACCTACGTCTTCGACGAACCCACCGTCGGGCTGCACCCCCACGACATCCAGCGCATGAACCGCCTGCTGCTGCAGCTGCGCGACAAGGGCAACACCGTGCTCGTCGTCGAGCACAAGCCCGAGGTCATCGAGATCGCCGACCACATCGTCGACCTCGGCCCCGGCGCGGGCTCGCGCGGGGGGCAGATCTGCTTCGAGGGCGATCTCGACGGGTTGCGCGCCTCCGGCACGCTCACCGGCCGTCACCTCGACCATCGCGCGCAACTGCGCGAGAGCGTGCGGAGCGCGAAGGGCGCCCTCGAGATCCGGGGCGCGACGCAGCACAACCTCACCGGCGTCGACGTCGACCTCCCGCTCGGCGTGCTCACCGTCGTCACGGGCGTCGCCGGCTCCGGCAAGTCCTCGCTCATCCACGGCAACGTTCCGCGGCACGAGGACGTCGTCGTGGTCGACCAGTCGCCGATCCGCGGGTCGATCCGCTCGAACCCGGCCACCTACACGGGCCTGCTCGACACGATCCGCAAGGCCTTCGCGAAGGAAAACGGCGTGAAGCCCGCCCTGTTCAGCGCGAACTCGGCCGGCGCCTGCCCCAACTGCAAGGGCATCGGGCTCGTGTTCGTCGAGCTCGGCCCGATGTCGACGGTCTCGAGCGTCTGCGAGGAGTGCGGCGGCAAGCGATTCACCGCCGAGGTGCTCGAGTACCGGCTCAACGGGCTGAACATCGCCGAGGTGCTCGCGCTCTCGGTCGACGCGGCGCTCGAGTACCTCACCGAGAAGACCGCACGGGTGATCCTGCAGCGGCTGTCCGACGTCGGACTCGGCTACCTCGGCCTCGGGCAGGCGCTCAACACGCTCTCGGGCGGTGAGCGGCAGCGGCTGAAGCTCGCGATCAACATGGCCAAGAAGGGCACGATCTACGTGCTCGACGAGCCGACGACCGGCCTGCACCTGGCCGATGTCGACCGACTGCTCGCGCTGCTCGACCGCCTCGTCGCCGATGGCAACTCGGTCATCGTGATCGAGCACCACCAGGCCGTCATGGCGCACGCCGACTGGATCATCGACCTCGGCCCCGGTGCCGGCCGCGACGGCGGGCGCATCGTGTTCGAGGGCACGCCGGCTGAACTCGTCGCCTCGGCATCCACCGACCACGCGACGCTCACGGCCACGCACCTCGCGGCCTACGTCGGGGCCTGAGCCCGGCGGGCGGTGATCCCGGGCTCGACTACGCCGGGTTCGCGCGCATGAAGTCGACGACGGATGCCGCGAGCGAGGCGCCGATCTCGTGGGCCGGGCGCTTTCGACCCTTGATCTCGAAGGAGTGGTTGGCGTCGGCGATCCACTCGAGGTCGACGGCGCAACCAGTCGTGCCTCGTTCGGAGCGAAGCCGCGCGACGAGGTCGTCGAGCTGCTCGTTCGGAGCGGCGAAGGGGTCGTTGCGCCCCTGCAGGAACAGTATCGG
This genomic interval from Agromyces sp. Leaf222 contains the following:
- a CDS encoding molybdopterin-dependent oxidoreductase, yielding MPQTETAGRSVRTSTRWLLPAAAGVASVVVAAGVGELAAALLASASSPFAVVGSMMIDLAPPWAKDAAIALFGTADKVALLVGIALVLLAVAGLAGVLEARRPPWGQVVIWAIGGVGVLASVTRANASMLAFAPSALAAIAGVVALRLLIRRLPTTDGAAEVDGAGEGRADAAGTPAIERRRFLLWAGGATAIGVLAAVGGYALQAGSRAVTAARQAIRLPVPTTTASIPPGAELDLEGLTPIVTPNAEFYRIDTALAVPAVEPADWSLRIHGDVEQEVTLTWEELISLPLEESVTTLACVSNEVGGTLIGNAVWLGYPIRELLARAVPGADADMVLSRSIDGFTASTPLEVLQDDREAILAVGMNGEPLPAEHGFPVRMVVPGLYGYVSATKWVTELEVTRFDAASAYWTDRGWSERGPIKLSSRIDVPRSGQSLSAGPVVVAGVAWQQHVGVAAVDVQVDDGPWLPATLATAISEDTWVQWRFDWDATSGSHTLRVRATGADGEVQTSARQGVVPDGATGLDSRDVTVG
- a CDS encoding excinuclease ABC subunit UvrA, coding for MSATEQQTSSAASDGGSGHIADAHDVIEVRGAHENNLQGVSLDIPKRRLSVFTGVSGSGKSSLVFGTIAAESQRLINETYSTFIQSFMTTQPRPEVDSLRNVSAAIIVDQERMGANSRSTVGTATDVYALLRILFSRLGDPYVGPSFHFSFNVPAGMCPRCEGVGQVNDLDLDELFDRDKSLAEGAITIPGYTADGWMVRIYSEGGFLDAEKKIRDYSETELHDFLYKEPTKVKVQGINMTYEGLVPKLQKSIGSKDRDALQAHIRAFVDRAFTFTTCPECGGARLNREALASKVNGINIAEASSMQISDLAAWAADIDDPSVAPLITNLRQNVESFVEIGLGYLSLDRPAGTLSGGEAQRVKMIRHIGSALTDVTYVFDEPTVGLHPHDIQRMNRLLLQLRDKGNTVLVVEHKPEVIEIADHIVDLGPGAGSRGGQICFEGDLDGLRASGTLTGRHLDHRAQLRESVRSAKGALEIRGATQHNLTGVDVDLPLGVLTVVTGVAGSGKSSLIHGNVPRHEDVVVVDQSPIRGSIRSNPATYTGLLDTIRKAFAKENGVKPALFSANSAGACPNCKGIGLVFVELGPMSTVSSVCEECGGKRFTAEVLEYRLNGLNIAEVLALSVDAALEYLTEKTARVILQRLSDVGLGYLGLGQALNTLSGGERQRLKLAINMAKKGTIYVLDEPTTGLHLADVDRLLALLDRLVADGNSVIVIEHHQAVMAHADWIIDLGPGAGRDGGRIVFEGTPAELVASASTDHATLTATHLAAYVGA